A region of Thermococcus piezophilus DNA encodes the following proteins:
- a CDS encoding D-aminoacyl-tRNA deacylase yields the protein MKVIMTTKIDLASMNIMEKLVENFGFKETEKSFDGNPVYSKGDILILTTNNEMIYYDNLDGTIEEQLGSTPEIIVFASRHASKQKLPALTTHVTGNWGNAMYGGKDESLAIAQPNAMKLALLTMNELNDLDWTVCYEATHHGPSELNVPSLFIEIGSSEEEWVNDRAGEISAETIISVLENYENSKFPVAIGIGGGHYAPKQTKRALETDLAFGHIAPKYTHPLKKELLLKAIERTDCGVDAIYVDWKGSKGETRQTAKTLAEELGLEFIRD from the coding sequence ATGAAGGTCATAATGACGACGAAGATAGACCTAGCTTCCATGAATATAATGGAAAAACTGGTGGAGAACTTCGGCTTCAAAGAAACGGAGAAAAGCTTCGACGGAAATCCAGTCTACTCAAAGGGCGATATACTAATCCTGACGACCAACAACGAGATGATCTACTACGACAACCTTGATGGAACAATAGAGGAGCAACTAGGCTCCACGCCCGAGATAATCGTCTTTGCCTCGAGACACGCCAGCAAGCAGAAGCTACCTGCACTCACCACTCACGTGACCGGTAACTGGGGCAACGCAATGTACGGCGGAAAGGACGAGAGCCTAGCTATAGCACAGCCGAACGCAATGAAGCTTGCACTCCTCACGATGAACGAACTCAACGATTTAGACTGGACCGTCTGCTACGAGGCGACCCACCACGGCCCGAGCGAGCTGAACGTCCCGAGTCTGTTCATCGAAATAGGCTCGAGCGAGGAGGAGTGGGTGAACGACAGGGCGGGGGAGATATCGGCGGAGACAATAATATCCGTGCTGGAGAACTACGAGAACTCAAAATTCCCAGTTGCCATTGGAATCGGAGGAGGCCACTACGCGCCGAAGCAGACGAAGAGAGCACTCGAAACGGACCTGGCTTTCGGTCACATAGCCCCGAAGTACACCCACCCTCTCAAGAAGGAACTCCTCCTCAAGGCCATTGAGAGAACGGACTGTGGGGTGGACGCCATATACGTCGATTGGAAGGGCAGTAAGGGTGAGACAAGACAGACGGCGAAAACTCTAGCTGAGGAGCTCGGCTTGGAGTTCATACGGGACTGA